One part of the Methermicoccus shengliensis DSM 18856 genome encodes these proteins:
- a CDS encoding ribonuclease Z, whose amino-acid sequence MLRITFLGTAGSMPTPGRNPSAITVNTEHEMLLLDCGEGAQQQMMRAKTGFGKLTSIFITHFHADHILGIPGLIQTLSFLGRTEPLHVYGPRGMHRFKQMFELMGFFKSKFEVCTHELAPGDEVRLRGYTMRVFRTLHNVPSIGYALVEDERRGRFDRYKAEHVLGIPPGPLYSRLHRGEAIEWQGRTIHPSEVVGAPRRGRKVVYTGDTRPCDELCEAAKNADVLIHDSTFGLEHAQLAKEVMHSTATEAAEMAKRVNAKRLILTHISARYSDDVQPLLDEARKVFAHTDVAFDLMSIDVPYPE is encoded by the coding sequence TTGCTCAGAATAACGTTCCTTGGCACTGCGGGGTCGATGCCCACTCCCGGAAGAAACCCCTCGGCCATCACGGTGAACACAGAGCACGAAATGCTCCTGCTGGACTGCGGGGAGGGCGCCCAGCAACAGATGATGAGAGCCAAGACGGGGTTCGGAAAGTTGACGTCCATCTTCATCACCCACTTCCACGCAGACCACATTCTCGGAATTCCCGGGCTCATACAGACCCTCTCCTTCCTCGGACGCACCGAGCCACTGCACGTGTATGGCCCAAGGGGAATGCACAGGTTCAAGCAGATGTTCGAGCTCATGGGCTTTTTCAAATCGAAGTTTGAGGTGTGCACTCATGAGCTTGCACCAGGAGATGAGGTAAGGCTCAGGGGCTATACCATGAGGGTGTTCAGAACATTGCACAACGTCCCCTCGATTGGATATGCCCTCGTGGAGGACGAGAGAAGGGGCAGGTTCGACAGATACAAGGCAGAGCACGTTCTGGGCATACCTCCCGGACCCCTGTACTCCCGCCTGCACAGGGGCGAGGCAATCGAGTGGCAGGGAAGAACAATCCATCCATCAGAGGTTGTGGGCGCGCCGAGAAGGGGAAGAAAGGTTGTGTACACGGGGGACACGCGCCCCTGTGATGAGCTTTGCGAGGCTGCAAAGAATGCGGACGTGCTCATCCATGATTCCACGTTTGGCTTGGAGCATGCCCAGCTCGCAAAAGAGGTGATGCACTCCACTGCAACAGAGGCTGCCGAGATGGCAAAAAGGGTAAATGCCAAGAGGCTGATACTCACCCACATCAGTGCGAGGTACTCGGATGATGTCCAGCCACTTCTCGATGAGGCTCGCAAGGTGTTTGCCCACACAGATGTGGCTTTCGACCTCATGAGCATAGATGTGCCCTACCCAGAGTGA
- a CDS encoding ArsR family transcriptional regulator, translating into MGGRTKVIDDASELVPLLRTFGSATHKKVFNSLLTGWHTAEELSELTEEPVEVVERSLMMLRRCGLVDSQWRMVPGAPKPVKEYTCIYTKAYMNLRCSMDELAELIQLTFASDGELQDDMERLTAEIESGNKSLVNLSRVMEKSPMYIKGLARRTDGLMVKGQRIDKRVIKE; encoded by the coding sequence ATGGGAGGACGCACTAAGGTCATTGATGATGCATCAGAGCTCGTGCCTCTGCTCAGAACGTTTGGTTCTGCCACCCATAAGAAGGTCTTCAATTCCCTGCTTACTGGGTGGCACACGGCAGAGGAGCTGTCAGAGCTGACGGAGGAACCTGTGGAGGTGGTCGAGCGAAGCCTGATGATGCTGAGAAGATGTGGGCTTGTGGACTCTCAGTGGAGGATGGTGCCCGGCGCACCAAAGCCTGTGAAGGAGTACACGTGCATATATACCAAAGCGTACATGAACCTCAGATGCTCGATGGATGAGCTCGCCGAGCTGATTCAGCTCACGTTTGCCTCTGATGGCGAGCTTCAGGACGACATGGAGAGACTCACAGCCGAAATAGAGTCTGGAAACAAGTCGCTCGTCAACCTTTCACGGGTAATGGAGAAAAGCCCCATGTATATAAAGGGGCTTGCAAGGCGCACAGACGGGCTCATGGTGAAGGGACAGAGGATAGATAAGAGAGTGATAAAGGAGTAG
- a CDS encoding DUF7839 domain-containing protein, whose protein sequence is MVEILQSKKESTKFQILVEIAANQPNVRQREIAEKIGVTPQAVSEYIKELVEEGLVLTDGRVRYSVTKEGVEWIQESAYALKRYALHVIEDVISHAAVWSALAETDLSKGEKVSLYMRDGLLIAKPYDEGIPASGEAFSDAKAGEDVGVTSLKGMIELTVKPVVVCRVPRVEHGGSRRIDLERLRTMAERADFVCVMGVEALVSLRKVGVEPDVMFGAKEAAVEAAYHGEAVLVVALTNEVPTLLTKLESEGLKYELVDILVE, encoded by the coding sequence ATGGTTGAGATACTGCAGAGCAAAAAGGAGAGCACCAAGTTTCAGATTCTCGTGGAGATTGCTGCAAACCAGCCCAATGTCAGACAGAGGGAGATTGCAGAGAAGATTGGAGTGACGCCACAGGCAGTGTCGGAATACATCAAGGAGCTGGTGGAGGAGGGGCTGGTGCTCACGGACGGCAGGGTGAGATACAGCGTGACCAAGGAGGGTGTTGAGTGGATTCAGGAATCTGCATACGCCCTCAAGCGCTATGCCCTTCACGTTATAGAGGACGTGATAAGCCATGCCGCTGTGTGGAGCGCCCTCGCAGAGACCGACCTCTCCAAAGGAGAGAAAGTATCGCTCTACATGCGCGATGGGCTGCTCATTGCCAAGCCCTATGATGAGGGCATTCCGGCCTCTGGAGAGGCGTTCTCGGATGCAAAGGCCGGTGAGGATGTGGGCGTGACTTCTCTGAAGGGTATGATAGAGCTCACCGTCAAGCCAGTGGTTGTGTGCAGAGTTCCAAGGGTGGAGCACGGGGGCTCGAGAAGAATAGACCTCGAAAGGCTCAGGACTATGGCAGAGAGGGCGGACTTTGTGTGTGTGATGGGTGTGGAGGCATTGGTGTCCCTCAGAAAGGTGGGTGTTGAGCCCGACGTGATGTTTGGTGCCAAGGAGGCTGCGGTGGAGGCAGCCTATCATGGTGAGGCGGTGCTCGTGGTCGCCCTGACCAACGAGGTGCCCACTCTGCTCACAAAGCTGGAGAGTGAGGGGCTCAAGTACGAGCTGGTGGACATCCTCGTGGAGTAG